The genomic region CGCCACAAAAGTAAAAAAAGTCCACAACATAGCTACCACTAGTCTTAAAAGAAAGAGCTCCATTTGCTGTAAAAGAAACGTTTGATTCCAATTTTAATGATTCAATAAATTCTCTACTCATATAATTACCTCCTCTGTGTAATTAAAATATGATAATAAAAATACCTGAAAAATGCTGATAGGAAAAATTTTTTTATAAAAAAATACAAACAGCCTTTTTTCACAGAGGAGTATAAACAAGACTCATTATTTTTTTAATAATCAAGATAAAATAAAAATATTGCTGATGAGTCTTTTAATTTGAAAATAATATATTTGAGTAGAGATTGCTGGACAATCTTTTTCAAGATTGATTTAAGTAAAAGAAGCTTTTCAAAAAACTTGAAGCCTAACAAGACTCATTTTATAATTTAAAAATAGTTGATAAAAATAAATATTGCTGATGAGTCTTAATAATATAAAAATATAGAAAAAATGAAGTTTGCTGTATAAATTTTCTCAAGATTGTTACATAAATAAAAAAGTCTTGCTGGGAAACCCAACAAGACTTTTTTAAGTCTTTCAAATATATTATATCATAAAAAATATTTTTTGTCAACAACATAATTTTACATAATAATTACAAAAATGAGGGAGATGTGTAAATTTTTATATTAATATGCTATATGTTTATCTAAAATAATATCTAAATTTTCTGCCGAAGCCATATTAACAGCGTTTTTCAGTATTCCTTCTAACTCTCTGAAGTTTCCTGGATAACTATAATTTTCTAGTTTTTCAATAGCATCTAAAGAGATTTTTTCTATTTGATATTTGTTTTTATCTTTATCAAAATGATTAATATATGGATTTAATAATATAAAGTTAATTAAAAATCTTAAATCTTCTTTTCTTTCTCTTAATGAAGGAATTTTTATTTTATATTTAAATCTATAATACAAATCTTCTCTAAATTTATTATTATTAATTTCTCTCCTTAAATCTCTATTAGTTGCAGCAATTATAAAAGCTGGAGCCAGTATAGGCGATCCATCTAATCCTTCCGGCCTTATTTTAAAGTCATCTAAATATAACAATAATTTAGTTTGTACATCAGTTGGTATTTCTGCTATTTCATCTAAAAATACACATTTACCAACATTAGTTAATATCTTACCTTTTCTATTTTTCGCATCAGTAAAAGCTCCTTCTCTTGTTCCAAATAATTCAGAATCGACAAGTTCTTTAGATATATTAGATAATGAAAATTTATATATTTGATTACTTATAACTGAAGAAATAATTTCTGCAATTAAAGTCTTTCCAGTACCTGTTTCGCCTTCAATTAACAATGAAGGTAAAAATATCTTTTCATTCAAAGCGGATAAATTCTTATCCAAAATCTCTAAATTTTTTTTATCCTCAATTACTTTATTAATGTTTTCTAATATTTCACTATATTTATTCATTGCTAATTTAAAATCCCTTATTATAACTCTTAATTTTTTAGAAAAATCTTTCATTGTTGGATCTAGAAATATTGATACATATTTATTTTTCTCATAAAATCCATATACATCTTCTGTATCTGGATAAAATTTCCAATCTCTTAACTTTTTATATGGTATGTCCATATATAATTTATTCCCTTTAGTTTTTAATCCATAATTAATGTTTCTGATGTATTCTTTTAATAATTTTTCAAATTTCCCGATTTCCTCAAACTCATACATTAATCGTTTTTTTCTAAATATACCTATGATTTCATATTCTAAAAATTTTTCAAAAATTTCTCCTTTTATTTTATCTTCAACAATTAAAACAATTTTCTTGTCTTTTATTTTTTTTAAAAGATTACCATTTTTGTTTTTTAATGCTGGATTTTTCCTTTTTCTTTCTCCTTTTTTTAATAACTCTTTTTCTTCTAAAATGCATAAGTCAGCAGAATCTATATCTTTACAAAATAATTCTGTTATACTTATTTTTTCTTCTTTCTCATTAAATTGTTTTTCTAAAGATTCAATAATATCATCAATATATTTTTCTTTTTTAGATATATAAATCAATTTAATCACCCCAGAAAAATTTTTTATATTCTTCTAATACCATTTCAACTAAATTACTTTCTATAAGTTTATCATCATCTTCCATAATTTTATTATATATTTTTTCAACATAATCATCATTATAATATTTCTTTTTTTCTTCAATCGCAACTAAAAAAGCTCCAACAAAAATATTTAAATCATCTAAGTTTTCTTCATTTTTTACATCTCCTTTTTTTAATTGATTGATATATTCAATATTGTTTTTTATAAACCTTCTAAATTCTCTATATTTTTTAAATTCTGGATTTTCATATCTGCCCTTTTCTTTCTTCATGGAAGACAAAGGCACAATATCTCCATTAGGTAATAACATAGAATAATCATAACCATAGTTTTTGTCAAATTCTACTATCCCACCTGTTCTTTTATCTGAAGCAATTGCATAAAATTTTTCTTTTGTTAACTTTTCAAACCATGGGAATAATTTCGTTATCTCTTTTAAATTATTATATAAATTTATACCATTAGTTAAATTCAATAATTCATAATAATAATAACCATTTTCATTTTTTACCTTAATTATTTGAAATCCAATTTTTCTTTTACTAATTTTCTCAGTTTCTGGATTGAGAGTTTTTTCTAGTTTTTTCAATTCTTTTTCTGAATAGTCTTCGCTATCTTCTTCTATATTTTCTAATTCATCTGTTTCTTCAGAATTATTCATATAAATTTCGTTACTATAATACGATCTTTTTTTCTTGGTTATTTTTATAGTTTTTTCCTCTTCTTTTTTTCCTTTACTCATTTATATCCCTCCAGAAAAATGCATATTCTATTCTCGGATGCGTTTCATTATATAAATTCCCATTTTCAACTTTCTTCAATACATCTAAACCTTTTTCAAATGACATGCATGTCAAAGGACCTCTTAAATCAATATCATTGAAATACTTATTAACAGATGTTATGTTCTTATTACTCTTCAAATATCGAGCAAATAAATATAATAATTCAAAATAGATAGATTTAGAATTCAATTTGCTAAAAATATATTCTTTAAAAATCTTATAAAATTCATCTTCAATATTTTTTAAAAATTCCATATAAGATTCACTATTAAATGCGCTATTAAAAATCCAACTACTTACTTTTTGCATATTAATCCCTTCACAACCCGAGTGGAATGTTTCCATTGATAATTGAGTTCCTCTTTCACCTAAAACATGTCCTGCAGAAATACCAACATATTCATTTATATCAAACTCTTTTAATTTTGAAACATCCCAACCTAAATATTTTCGACTTACATAATATTTATTATCTATTTCTTTTATTTTAGGAGATAATAATATAAATTTATCTGGAATTTCTTCCACAGAAGTAATAAATTTAATTTCATATCCTGTTTTTATATATCTATACATAAATCTATCTTTTCCAAAATTTTCACCTATTTTATTTCCATTATTTAATTGTAAATTCAAATCTATTTCAATCTCTTCAAAATCCTCAAAATCTCCTGCTAATAATACTCCTAAAAATTCTACTAATTTTCTTGTAAAATAACCAGCATCTGCTACTTTCAATTTTTTATCCATTAATGTTCTTCTTGCTCTTCTTGCAATACCTTTTTTTATATCAAAATAATCTTTTTCTCCTAATCCATGAACAAATCCTTTTCCAAAATTTTCTACACTTTTATTTAATTGATTAAATTGCGAATCTTTACCTCTACATTTCGATTCTCTTATATGTTTCATACTTTCAGCGTCATTAATTATTTCAAAAACACTTAAAGTTAAATTTTTTTCTGTTGCTTTTTTGATGTCTTTATCTATTATTTCTTCATTAATTAATTTCTTAATACCTTCAAAATCCCTATTTATAGCCAAATCTTTTATTTTTTCACTATACTCTTTTTTTATTTTTCCTTTATTGTCTCCTGATTCTAAATATTTTCCATATACCATATCCTGATCAATAGAATATATTAAATCTCCATCTCCAAGCTTAAATGAATTTCTAGAAGGCAACATTTTAATTAGTTCAGACTTAACATTATCATCTAACTCAATATTTGGAAAATATACAGCCATAGTATCTCCGTCAAAATCAGCATTAAATCCTTCACAAACATTAATTGGTAATCCAATTGTGTAATTATGCCAGAACCTTGGAATAAAAGATTGTATAGAATGTCTATGCAATGATGGTTGCCTATTTAATAGAACATACATTTCTTTATTTTCAATATACTTATTTAGAATTTTTGCAATTTCAATTCTTTTTTTCTTATCTCCCTTTAAAGCTTTACTTAAATCATATTTATTTATTTTTATATTTTTCAACCACTCTATACCAAATTCAATAGGTAATATCACTTTATCTATATCCATATTCAAATCATATTCTTCTATATAACTTAATGGTTGTGGTGTAATTACTGTTCTACTTGAAAAATGTAATCTTCTAGCTATAACTAAGTTTCTTAAATATCCATCTTTTTTGAATAAATAATCTTTTAATGCATTTTCTACTCTAGTATTATAATCACTTTCATAATATTTTAAAGATATTTCCTTCTTTGATTTAGCTAATTTCTCCGTATATTCTTTGAATTTCTCATAATCTCCATCAAATAGTTTTATATGATTCATTGCAAATTTAAGAAATGGGATTTCAAAGCCTGGATACATAAAGTCATATATGTATTTTTCTACATCTTCATCATTGAATATTTTATTTTTATCATCAATAAATGTAAATTTAGATTTCATATATTCTTTTGTTTCTAATTTTATATTGAAATATTCCAATATTTTCTTAAAATAATCTTCAGGATATCTCTTGTATTCTTTTTTAGTATATTTATCTAAATTTTTCTTTGCAAATAACTTTATTATATTTTTATTGTTATACGAATACATTGACCAAAATTCCATTTCACCAAATCTTTGGCCACCTTTTCGTGATTTTCCTTTTAATGGTTGCCAATTAATTTCACCTTCACGCGCAAAAGAAACAACATGTATTTTATCTCTTACACAATGATCTAATCTAACAAAATATTGAAATCCAGCAGTTAAATTCCATTGATTATTTTTATATATTACCTTAAATCGTCCATAATCATCAGAACCTATTTTCTTTAATTCATTTAATAATTTATCTTTATATTTAAATCCATTTTCAAAAGGCAACACTCCATTATCAAAATCTCTAAAATCTCCAAACTCTTTGGCAACAGAAAAATGAACTTCGTATAATTGACCTATATTCATTCTAGATACAACACCTAAAGGACTTAAAATAACTTCTACATTATGTTCTTTATTATTAATAATCACTTTTGGCATTTCGGCATCTGGAAGTATAAGCGATATTGTACCTTTATTTCCATGCCTTCCCATTATTTTATCCCCAACTTCTAGGTGTTTTTTCACTAAA from Marinitoga aeolica harbors:
- a CDS encoding sigma 54-interacting transcriptional regulator, encoding MIYISKKEKYIDDIIESLEKQFNEKEEKISITELFCKDIDSADLCILEEKELLKKGERKRKNPALKNKNGNLLKKIKDKKIVLIVEDKIKGEIFEKFLEYEIIGIFRKKRLMYEFEEIGKFEKLLKEYIRNINYGLKTKGNKLYMDIPYKKLRDWKFYPDTEDVYGFYEKNKYVSIFLDPTMKDFSKKLRVIIRDFKLAMNKYSEILENINKVIEDKKNLEILDKNLSALNEKIFLPSLLIEGETGTGKTLIAEIISSVISNQIYKFSLSNISKELVDSELFGTREGAFTDAKNRKGKILTNVGKCVFLDEIAEIPTDVQTKLLLYLDDFKIRPEGLDGSPILAPAFIIAATNRDLRREINNNKFREDLYYRFKYKIKIPSLRERKEDLRFLINFILLNPYINHFDKDKNKYQIEKISLDAIEKLENYSYPGNFRELEGILKNAVNMASAENLDIILDKHIAY